One Canis lupus baileyi chromosome 1, mCanLup2.hap1, whole genome shotgun sequence genomic window, CAGCAAAATAGAGCCTCTTCAGGATTCCAATGAAAACTGGAAAGTAATGATGGAGAGGTGCTCTAAGCttggagggaggggatgggatgggattGAAGTAGAGGAATCATTGAGTTTCCCTAAATTCATAGACCCATGAAAATGGACTGGGAATCCTGAAGATGTGCATGTAAGGTCTGTCTGGGCAACATGCAAAAGAGAATGAACATTATCTCCACAGAGAATTATGTCTTTAAgggccatctgggtggcccagtcagttaagcatctggctcctGATCTCAGTTCtgggtttgatctcagggtcatgtgttcaagccctgagttaggcttcacactgggcatggagcttacttcagggaaaaaggaaatatgtCTTATGTCTTATGTAGCTTGTGAACTCCATAAGAGTGCTATCCCTTTCTGAGTCTTCAACTCTTCCTTCTGCCCAGGTAAGGCCTTTCTGAAGGAGCACCGCAGGCAGCTGCAAGCCAGGCTGGGAGACCTGAATGGAGTACTGGATGACCTTCAGGACAGTGAGGTCTTCACCGAGGAAGAGAAGGAGCTGGTGCAGCAGTGCCCTACACAGCAGCGGAGGAATGAGACCCTGCTGAGGATGGTGGAGAAGAAAGGGCACCAGGCCCTGGGGGTCCTCTTCCAAAGCCTTCATAGAAGAGATCCTTACCTGATGTCCTACCTCAGCCAGCAGAGTTTACAACAGTGACTCAGGTGGATACTCACGAAGAGAGAATCCAGTGTTCTCCattgaaaatgaacaaacaggggtgcttgggtggttcagtggattaagcatctgactcttgatttcaggtcaggtgttgatctcagggtcatgatgttgagccctgcattgggctccacgcacagcttggagtctgcttaagatcctctccctctgcccctcctaccacTCACTCTGCccccttcaaataaaaaaaaattgaataaatctgttttttttttttttaaaaaaaggaaggaaaaagaaaggaaggaaatgcatAAATGAACATGTGATCATTGAGTTCAGTGTCCAAGACAAAAGAGGTCCAAGTAACACCTACTCAACCAACACACAGGTTCTATTGAGGACTGATCTGTAACTTGGCAAATACCTATCACTGTATCCAAAatcttgaaaattttcttttttaaaatttaaatctaattaattatatataatgtattattggtttcaggaatagagttcagtgattcatcagtcttatataatgcccagtgctcattacataccaagccttccttaatgtccatcacccagttaccccatctgtCCACTCCTTTCCCTCCAGCAATGCTGTTTGCTTCCTatgtttaagagtctcttatgatttgtctccctctctgatttcgtcttgtttcattttttcctctcttcccctattattctgttttgtttcttaaactccacatgagTTAGATCAtacaattgtctttctctgtttgagttatttcacttagcataatatcctctaattCTACCCACATCATTGCatatagcaagatttcattttttgatggctgagtagtattccattgtgtacacaACTTCATCatccatttatcttttaatggacatgtgggctctttccatagtttggctattgtagatgttgctgctataaacattgggatgcaggttcCCCTTTGGATcaccacatttgtatctttggggcaaatacccggtagtgcaattgctgggtcgtagggaagctctattttcaactttttgaggaaacttcctactgttttccaaagtggctgcaccatcttgcattcccaccaacagtgtatgagggtttccatttctccacatcctcaccaacatgtgttgtttcttgacttgttaaaattagccattctgactggtgtgaggtattgtggttgtgatttgtatttctctgatgccaagtGGTGTTAAGCATTTTGTCATGTGCCTGTTGGCAATTTGTATGTCttctgagaaatgtctgttcatgtcttctgcccattttttgactggattatttgttctttaggttttgattttgatatgttctttatagattttggatattagcttTTATCTGATACATTATTTGCCAAtattcttctcccattctgtaggttgccttttggttttgttgagtcTTTCCTTTGTTGTACCAAAGCTTTTTATCCTtatcaagtcccaatagttcatttttgcttttgtttttctatactTTGGAGATGTATCTAGCAAGGCATTGCTGCAGCCAAGGTTACAGAGGTTGCTGCCCATGTTCTTCtctaggaagtttttttttttttacattttaaaatttaaattcaatttgccagcatatagtataacacccagtgcttatcccatcaagtgccttcctcggtgcccatcacccaattaccccaccccccccttctctaggattttgatggattcctgtctcacatttgggtctttcatACAtcttgagtctatttttgtgtatggtgtgaggaaatggttcagttttatttttctacatgtaGCTACCCAATTTTTCCAACAGcagttgttgaagagactatgttttttccattggatattctttcctgctttgttgaagattagttgaccatagcattgagggtctatttctggattctctattttgttccattgatctatgtgtctgtttttgtaccagtaccatattgtcttgatgatcacagctttgtaatagagcttaaaGTCCAGAATTGAGATGCCACcagtttggggtttctttttcaacattcctttggctagtcgaggtcttttctggttccatacaaattttaggattatttgttctaattctgtgaaataagttgatggtattttgagagtgattgcattgaatgtacatatgttaaagacattttaacaatatttgttctaatACATTaccatagaatgtttttccatttatttgtatcttccttaattttttcatcaatgttctatagttttctgagtacagatcctttgcccctttggttaggtttattcctaggtatcttatggtttttggtccagttgtcaatgggattgacccttaatttctcttctgcctcattgttagtgtatagaaatgcaactgatttctgtgcattgattttatatcttgccacTCTACTGAATTCcggtatgagttctagtaatcttgaggtggagtcttttgggttttccatatagaatatcatgtcatctgcaaagagtgaaagtttcacttcttcttagctgatttggatgccttttatttctttttgttgtgtgattcctgaggctaggacttcttgTAGTAATGTTGAATAACAGTAGTGCatgtggacatccctgttgtgttcctgactttaggggaaaagctctcagtttttccccattgagaaggatattcactgtgggctttttattttattttatttttatttatttatttatttatttatttatttatttttttggaggttTGAACTTGAGTAAGACATTTATAAAAACCTAGACAGGGGCAGTGTCCTCCCCAGCCCAGGTGCCACTAGGCACAGCACAAGAGACTAAAAACTCAACAGAGGGGAAGGCTGGACACTCGGGTTTGGGAGTGTAGGCACCCCACATCTGGCTCAGGGATTTGGGGAGTAAACAAAACCTACTTGGAAAAGAACTGGGGAAGAAAACCAGCAATTGCCTTctgcaggggtaggggcaggagaGGTAGGGCCAGGGGCAGGAGCATATTTCACATCACTAACCTAACTCGGGAAACTGCAAGGGACCATCTTCAGCTGGCCTTAAGAGGAAGGCCAGATGGATGATGGGAGAATCcacaggagggaaaaggagagggaacgTGGCTGGGAGGGGGCAACAGCCCCTTCTTTTCTGGGCACAGGAAGGCAGCCAGGGCACCAGGTCCAGGGAGTGACCTCACAAGGACAGCACAGTTTTTGCAGCTTAGAGAtcacccacctgcccccacccagctACTCATTCTGCTCGCCGGCAGGTGTAGGGCCACTCTCCGGCCCCGAGGGAGTGGACGGCTCTGCAGCCTGGggccctgcctcttcctctgtgtctcctccCTTGGAGGCAGCACTAGCCTCTGCCCCCTtggcctggggctcctggctctCAGGGGTGGCGGCAGCCTTCCCTTCCTGGGCTGTGCCTTCCTCGCCGCAGGCACCGATCtcgccctgctcctgctcttcctctgtgggtgaggaggcagaggaatcacccccaccctccttccgATTTCTCTTGAAGGACAGACCACTCA contains:
- the LOC140602852 gene encoding MARCKS-related protein-like gives rise to the protein MGSQSSKAPRGDVTAEEAAGASPAKANGQENGHVKSNGDLSPKGEGESPPVNGTEEAAGATGDGIEPAPPSQGAEVKGDAPAKETPKKKKKFSFKKPFKLSGLSFKRNRKEGGGDSSASSPTEEEQEQGEIGACGEEGTAQEGKAAATPESQEPQAKGAEASAASKGGDTEEEAGPQAAEPSTPSGPESGPTPAGEQNE